The following are encoded together in the Streptomyces flavofungini genome:
- a CDS encoding uracil-xanthine permease family protein, translating into MDLGVRWRLHGDGRTPAPGAVVRPDERLSWPRTFGLGAQHVVAMFGASFVAPVLMGLDPNLAIMMSGVATVIFLLATRGRVPSYLGCSLSFVGVAAVIRAQGGSSATVTGAVLVVGAALFVVGLAVQRFGARIIHAAMPPIVTGAVVMLIGFNLAPVTAATYWPQDQWTALCVMLFTGLAVVCLRGFWSRVAIFLGLIFGYALSWVLDSVFGKIHSQDGSGQVTDHWRLDLSAVGNADWIGLPSFHGPSFEWSAILVALPVVIALVAENAGHVKAVGEMTGDPLDDKLGTAISADGAASVLSTAVGGPPNTTYSENIGVMAATRVYSTAAYWAAAAFALLFGLCPKFGAVVAAIPGGVLGGITVILYGMIGLLGAQIWINADVDLRNPLNLVPAAAGIIIGVGNVSLKFTDNFSLSGIALGTIVVITGYHVLRAFAPAHLKSQEPLLDSGTSTYDDGDDKRDGTGTDAPHDGGDTHKDSDAFPRSG; encoded by the coding sequence ATGGACCTCGGCGTGCGCTGGAGACTGCACGGCGACGGGCGCACCCCCGCGCCCGGAGCCGTCGTCCGCCCCGATGAACGGCTCTCCTGGCCCCGCACCTTCGGGCTCGGCGCCCAGCACGTGGTGGCGATGTTCGGGGCGTCGTTCGTCGCGCCGGTCCTGATGGGCCTCGACCCGAACCTCGCGATCATGATGTCGGGCGTCGCGACGGTCATCTTCCTGCTCGCCACCCGCGGCCGGGTGCCCAGCTACCTCGGCTGCTCCCTGTCCTTCGTGGGCGTGGCCGCGGTGATCCGGGCGCAGGGCGGGTCGAGCGCGACGGTCACGGGCGCGGTGCTCGTGGTCGGCGCGGCGCTGTTCGTCGTGGGGCTCGCGGTGCAGCGGTTCGGCGCCCGGATCATCCACGCCGCGATGCCGCCGATCGTCACGGGCGCGGTGGTGATGCTGATCGGCTTCAACCTGGCGCCGGTCACGGCCGCGACCTACTGGCCGCAGGACCAGTGGACCGCGCTGTGCGTGATGCTGTTCACCGGTCTGGCCGTGGTGTGCCTGCGCGGATTCTGGTCGCGGGTCGCGATCTTCCTGGGCCTGATCTTCGGATACGCGCTGTCCTGGGTGCTCGACTCCGTCTTCGGGAAGATCCACTCGCAGGACGGCTCCGGCCAGGTCACCGACCACTGGCGCCTGGACCTCTCGGCGGTCGGGAACGCGGACTGGATCGGCCTGCCGTCCTTCCACGGCCCGAGCTTCGAGTGGTCGGCGATCCTGGTGGCGCTGCCCGTCGTGATCGCGCTGGTCGCGGAGAACGCCGGGCACGTCAAGGCCGTCGGCGAGATGACCGGCGACCCCCTGGACGACAAGCTCGGCACCGCGATCTCCGCGGACGGCGCCGCGTCGGTGCTCTCCACCGCGGTCGGCGGCCCGCCCAACACGACGTACTCCGAGAACATCGGCGTGATGGCCGCGACCCGCGTCTACTCCACCGCCGCGTACTGGGCGGCCGCCGCCTTCGCCCTGCTCTTCGGCCTGTGCCCGAAGTTCGGCGCCGTGGTGGCCGCGATCCCCGGCGGCGTCCTCGGCGGCATCACCGTCATCCTGTACGGCATGATCGGGCTGCTCGGCGCGCAGATCTGGATCAACGCCGATGTGGACCTGCGCAATCCGCTGAACCTGGTCCCGGCGGCGGCGGGCATCATCATCGGCGTCGGCAACGTCTCGCTGAAGTTCACCGACAACTTCTCGCTCAGCGGCATCGCGCTCGGCACGATCGTCGTCATCACCGGCTACCACGTGCTGCGGGCGTTCGCCCCCGCCCACCTCAAGTCCCAGGAACCGCTGCTCGATTCGGGCACGTCCACGTACGACGACGGGGACGACAAGCGGGACGGGACCGGCACGGACGCCCCGCACGACGGAGGCGACACGCACAAGGACTCGGACGCGTTCCCTCGTTCTGGGTAA
- a CDS encoding DUF5995 family protein: MAQSERIAERAHPVRAGSGTGRLTDGGIDGVLARMRALDALWPRRDGVAVFNRVYLVVTQEVGRTVAAGGFPDATAAVTLDVRFAERYLRAVDTAAADGCPPACWRPLFQLRRHPGVRGLQFALAGINAHIGHDLALAVVDTCHSLGCAPPDLEDEFDRVGDILVSLEERIREDLMPGPDLFQVADPLTHLLGSWSLDRARDGAWSAARALWALRDFPGVAEEMRARLDDTVGLVGRMLLTPLPD, encoded by the coding sequence ATGGCCCAGTCCGAGCGGATCGCCGAGCGCGCCCACCCCGTGCGCGCGGGCAGCGGAACCGGCCGCCTCACCGACGGCGGCATCGACGGCGTCCTCGCGCGGATGCGCGCCCTCGACGCCCTGTGGCCGCGCCGCGACGGCGTCGCCGTCTTCAACCGCGTGTATCTGGTTGTCACCCAGGAGGTCGGCCGGACCGTCGCCGCGGGCGGGTTCCCCGACGCGACGGCGGCGGTGACCCTGGACGTCCGCTTCGCCGAGCGCTATCTGCGGGCCGTGGACACCGCCGCGGCCGACGGGTGCCCGCCCGCGTGCTGGCGCCCCCTCTTCCAGCTGCGCCGCCACCCCGGCGTGCGCGGCCTGCAGTTCGCGCTCGCGGGCATCAACGCCCACATCGGCCACGACCTGGCCCTCGCCGTCGTGGACACCTGCCACAGCCTCGGCTGCGCGCCGCCCGACCTGGAGGACGAGTTCGACCGCGTGGGCGACATCCTGGTCTCGCTGGAGGAACGCATCCGCGAGGACCTGATGCCGGGCCCCGACCTGTTCCAGGTCGCCGACCCCCTCACCCACCTGCTCGGCTCCTGGAGCCTGGACCGCGCCCGCGACGGCGCGTGGTCGGCGGCGCGCGCCCTGTGGGCGCTGCGCGACTTCCCCGGCGTGGCGGAGGAGATGCGGGCGCGCCTGGACGACACGGTGGGCCTGGTGGGGCGGATGCTGCTCACGCCTCTGCCGGACTGA
- a CDS encoding LLM class F420-dependent oxidoreductase — protein MKHFAVGRDVARVARAAEETGFDSLWVFERVLFPDPPTQGLWGIPGRPWPDTYRSVADPLVTLTLAAAVTERVRLGTSVLVAPLHVPFQLARSLASLDAASGGRVVAGLGTGWSIDEYAAASVAPYERRGEVLDETLDVCRAVWGPDPVAYEGTKGTRTTIVPSEVGPKPARPIPVLLPANSPRAARRLVDRADGWMPGAAGPARLAEEWRRLTDLAAERGRTAPIQSVLRANARFTSKPYDGPDRAPFRGNAEQIAEDLVAHAAVGVEEILVDLQAGVRDALELTDVAAAVHAAAREAGL, from the coding sequence ATGAAGCACTTCGCCGTCGGACGCGATGTCGCGCGGGTGGCGCGTGCCGCCGAGGAGACCGGGTTCGACAGCCTCTGGGTCTTCGAGCGCGTCCTGTTCCCCGATCCCCCGACACAGGGCCTGTGGGGCATCCCCGGCAGGCCCTGGCCCGACACCTACCGCTCGGTCGCCGACCCCCTGGTCACGCTCACCCTCGCCGCCGCCGTCACCGAGCGGGTGCGCCTCGGCACCAGCGTCCTGGTGGCGCCGCTGCACGTGCCGTTCCAACTGGCCCGCTCCCTGGCCTCGTTGGACGCGGCGAGCGGCGGCCGGGTGGTCGCGGGCCTCGGCACGGGCTGGTCCATCGACGAGTACGCGGCGGCGTCCGTCGCGCCCTACGAACGGCGTGGCGAGGTCCTCGACGAGACGCTCGACGTGTGCCGGGCCGTGTGGGGCCCGGACCCGGTCGCGTACGAGGGGACCAAGGGGACTCGGACGACGATCGTCCCGTCCGAGGTGGGGCCGAAGCCGGCCCGCCCGATCCCCGTCCTGCTGCCCGCCAACAGCCCGCGGGCCGCCCGCAGGCTCGTGGACCGCGCCGACGGCTGGATGCCGGGCGCGGCGGGCCCCGCGCGCCTCGCCGAGGAGTGGCGGCGGCTCACCGACCTGGCCGCCGAACGCGGTCGCACCGCCCCGATCCAGAGCGTCCTGCGCGCGAACGCGCGCTTCACGTCGAAGCCGTACGACGGCCCCGACCGCGCCCCCTTCCGGGGCAACGCGGAGCAGATCGCCGAGGACCTGGTGGCACACGCGGCCGTCGGCGTGGAGGAGATCCTCGTCGACCTCCAGGCGGGCGTGCGGGACGCCCTGGAGCTGACCGACGTGGCCGCCGCGGTGCACGCGGCGGCCAGGGAGGCGGGCCTCTGA
- a CDS encoding alginate lyase family protein, translating into MSARTRIGALFTATVAVAAVLATALPAAPAQGPPPKAAAAKAAKVKAPDTAVLDGRRLAAAKRRLDRGDPRLREALGHLTARADKWLGKGPWTVVDKPKPAPSGDPHDYLSQAPYWWPTEPKTPDNPWGCPYEQRDGERNPEVDTGTDRRDVENVFDSTYELSLAWYYTGDRRYARHAAKILRTWFLDPATRMNPNLNHGQFIPCKYDGRAIGIIDFSQSYTSVVDALAILDTGAPGWTSADRTTMRSWTKSFQKWLTDSRFGKDEAAAKNNHGTFYDMQLAALAYANGDKTLARRTVLNARAQRIDPQIAPDGSQPQELTRSRSWHYSTFDLVAYTRLADIGRHVGVDLWKYRGPDGQSLVKAVDYLLPAATGAAKWPHPELQFLRYAASDVVRAAADAGSAAAKAAVPKLERPPGGDLWELRPAAEQLDSIAG; encoded by the coding sequence ATGAGCGCCCGTACCCGCATCGGCGCCCTGTTCACCGCCACGGTCGCCGTCGCCGCCGTCCTGGCGACGGCCCTGCCGGCCGCTCCGGCGCAGGGCCCGCCTCCGAAGGCCGCGGCCGCGAAGGCCGCGAAGGTCAAGGCCCCCGACACCGCCGTCCTGGACGGCAGGCGCCTGGCCGCCGCCAAGCGGCGGCTCGACCGGGGCGACCCCCGACTCCGCGAGGCCCTCGGCCACTTGACGGCACGCGCGGACAAGTGGCTCGGCAAGGGCCCCTGGACGGTCGTCGACAAGCCGAAGCCCGCGCCGAGCGGCGACCCCCACGACTACCTGAGCCAGGCCCCCTACTGGTGGCCGACCGAGCCCAAGACCCCCGACAACCCCTGGGGCTGCCCGTACGAGCAGCGCGACGGCGAGCGCAACCCGGAGGTCGACACCGGCACCGACCGCCGCGACGTGGAGAACGTCTTCGACTCGACCTACGAGTTGTCACTCGCCTGGTACTACACGGGCGACCGGAGGTACGCACGGCACGCCGCGAAAATCCTGCGCACCTGGTTCCTCGACCCGGCGACGCGGATGAATCCGAACCTGAACCACGGGCAGTTCATCCCCTGCAAGTACGACGGCCGCGCCATCGGCATCATCGACTTCTCGCAGTCCTACACCTCCGTCGTGGACGCCCTCGCGATCCTCGACACGGGCGCGCCGGGCTGGACGTCCGCCGACCGCACGACGATGCGCTCCTGGACCAAGAGCTTCCAGAAGTGGCTGACGGACAGCCGGTTCGGCAAGGACGAGGCCGCCGCGAAGAACAACCACGGCACCTTCTACGACATGCAGCTCGCCGCCCTCGCCTACGCGAACGGCGACAAGACGCTGGCCCGCAGGACCGTCCTGAACGCCCGCGCCCAGCGCATCGACCCGCAGATCGCCCCCGACGGCAGCCAGCCGCAGGAGCTCACCCGCAGCCGCAGCTGGCACTACTCGACCTTCGACCTGGTGGCGTACACCCGCCTCGCCGACATCGGCAGGCACGTCGGGGTGGACCTGTGGAAATACCGGGGCCCGGACGGGCAGAGCCTCGTCAAGGCGGTCGACTACCTGCTGCCCGCCGCGACGGGTGCCGCGAAGTGGCCGCACCCGGAGCTCCAGTTCCTGCGGTACGCGGCGAGCGACGTCGTGCGGGCCGCCGCCGACGCGGGCTCGGCCGCCGCGAAGGCCGCGGTGCCGAAGCTGGAGCGGCCGCCCGGCGGGGACCTGTGGGAGCTGCGCCCGGCGGCCGAGCAGTTGGACTCGATCGCGGGGTGA